The Candidatus Beckwithbacteria bacterium genomic interval CAGAATTTAGCGGCCATTGGCCCAATTGATACATTAACTTTGTAAGTATTTATAAAAAACATTAAATGAAAGGAGTCTTTTATGCAAAAATCTGTCATTTTAGTCAAACCAGATGGAGTCCAAAGAGGTCTCATTGGTCAAATCATTTCCCGGTTTGAGCGCAAAGGTCTCAAGTTGGTAGGTCTTAAGATGATGTATTTGACTGACGAAATTTTAGACAACTGGTATGCTCACCACAAAGAAAAACCATTTTTTGGATCTTTGAAAAAATTTATGGAAAGCTCGCCCATTGTAGCTATGCTTTGGGAGGGAGTAGAGTGTATTGATACGGTTCGACGCCTGGTTGGAGTCACCAAAGGTCGTGAGGCTGAATGTGGTTCGATCCGCGGTGACTTTGCTATGAGTCAAAGCAACAATCTTATCCATGCCTCTGATAGCCCAGAAAATGCTAAAAAAGAGCTAGACCTGGTGTTTGAACCATCGGAAATCTTTAATTATGACAAAGATGATTATCTGCAAGTGTATTCAGAAGAAGAGCGAGGATAGGGAAGAAAATTTCAAGATAATATTTAAAAAAACACCCCGCTATAGCAGGGTGTTTTTTGTGCCCTTGCTAGGAATTGTCCCACAAAGTGGGATCACCTTCTGGGTGAAACCATTATATAAATTAGGTGCCCTCACCAGGAGTCGAACCTGAATTTAGGGTTTAGGAAACCCTCGTTCTATCCATTGAACTATGAGAGCATTTTAAACCAATTTGTTGAACTACAAGGGCTTAATCTGATTCCTTATTATATAATATAAAAATGGTATCGGAGTATGGTCTAGTGGTATGATGCGCGGTTCGGGATCGTGCGACCCCAGTTCGATTCTGGGTACTCCGACAAAAAGAAGATTATTCTACTTTCTCAAGTTGAAGTTGTTTTTCAAATCCGCCTCGTTCTTTCCGTTTTTTAGTTTGTAACTTTTTGAATTCACTTGGAGAAAGATGCAACTCTTTGATTAAATAATCAAAAACTTCCTGCACATCAACCAATTCGTTGACTAGCTCTCTTTTAGTCTTAGCTTCATTTAGTTCTTGAACTTCTTCAATGAGTTTTTGTTTCAAAGCTTTGACAAAAGCTTTTTTAGTTAATGTAGAAACTATAGCTTTATGGCCACTTTGAGCGATAATTTCAGGAATGCGGTCGCGAATAAGTTTGTTATATATTTTTGACATGATAAAAATCTCTATGACTTATTCCAGGTCCAAAGCATAGAGATTTGGCAAAACTTCCGAAGAAGGAGAAAGGGGGGTTAATAGCACCAATTTTTGGCCATTAGGCCAAGGGTAGGTAAACTGTTCCAAGAAATAACCAGTAAACATGGCAACTTTATTATTACCATCATATTCAACAATACAGACCCGATCAGGTTCGGTAATAATTAAATGGTAGGAATCAGGAAACCACTGAATTCGGTGGTGACTATAAACCGGTGAATACTGAGCTTGTAAATTCTGCAAGACTTCCAAAACTGGTTGGTTAAGTGGAGTAGTTTCTATGACTGGCTCGGGAGAACCTGGCGTGACTTCAGTCTTTAGTGGTGGCGGAGTAAATTTTTGGATAAACTCATCCAAGTCTTCTGGGCTAAAGGCATCTTCAACCACTAAAAAATTAGTGTCTTCTTTACTGTCATAGACATAAATACTGCCCGGTTTAAGATTGCGTTCTTGCGTTTGAGCGTTAATAGCGGGTAGAGGTGGAATCAATTTTTCAGGAATAGTAGCAGAAGCAGTAGCGGTATACAGCAATTTTTCTTCGCTAGGGGAAAAGTAGAGCAAAGTAGCCGAAGCGGTAGCAATTTCTTGCATTGGTATTGGCAACTTTGCTAGTCGTTTTTGCTGCTCCAATCCCAGTTGTTCCTGCCAATCTTGAACTAGGGAAGGGAGTTGAAAAGCTACATTTACTAAAGCCTGGGTTTTGTTGGGATTACTGGCATTAAGTAAATAAGCTCGATTTTCGTTAAAATAAGCTAAAATCTCGCTGGAATTTGGAGACCAAAATAGCTGAGCCTTCGAAAAAGCTATACTTGGTTCGTCAATAGCAATTTGAATAGCATTGGAGCTAAAACGCAACGGATTTTCGTCCAGGCTTAAAATCCAGATACCATATTTAGTTTCAGCTGAGCCGGTAGCAACTTTGAATGCCAATTTATGACCATCGGGTGAAGGAGTAATATCACTAGCTCCATTATAGGTCAAAGCTGAAAATGATGGGGCAGCCGGAAACAGTCGAGCATTAGTTTGCGTGACTAGCTCACTTTTGATTTGTAACTGTTTTTCCCAAGCTTTATAACCATCTTTTTCTAAACGGACTTTATAGTTTCCAGGTGTTAAATGCAAGGTGTCGTCAGTCGCAGTTTTTAACTCATCATTGATGAGAACCGAAGCGCCTTGAGGGTGAGAGTTTGCTACCAGTAAACCAGTTCCTTCAACGACTTGATTTGAAAGGTTGACCCGATATCCTTGAGCATAACGAATAGCCAAATATGTTCCACCAGCCAAAAATAGTAGAACCAGTAAAGTAATGATAAGGCGTTGATTCATAACAATGA includes:
- the ndk gene encoding nucleoside-diphosphate kinase; translated protein: MQKSVILVKPDGVQRGLIGQIISRFERKGLKLVGLKMMYLTDEILDNWYAHHKEKPFFGSLKKFMESSPIVAMLWEGVECIDTVRRLVGVTKGREAECGSIRGDFAMSQSNNLIHASDSPENAKKELDLVFEPSEIFNYDKDDYLQVYSEEERG
- a CDS encoding nucleoside triphosphate pyrophosphohydrolase translates to MSKIYNKLIRDRIPEIIAQSGHKAIVSTLTKKAFVKALKQKLIEEVQELNEAKTKRELVNELVDVQEVFDYLIKELHLSPSEFKKLQTKKRKERGGFEKQLQLEKVE
- a CDS encoding PEGA domain-containing protein, with protein sequence MNQRLIITLLVLLFLAGGTYLAIRYAQGYRVNLSNQVVEGTGLLVANSHPQGASVLINDELKTATDDTLHLTPGNYKVRLEKDGYKAWEKQLQIKSELVTQTNARLFPAAPSFSALTYNGASDITPSPDGHKLAFKVATGSAETKYGIWILSLDENPLRFSSNAIQIAIDEPSIAFSKAQLFWSPNSSEILAYFNENRAYLLNASNPNKTQALVNVAFQLPSLVQDWQEQLGLEQQKRLAKLPIPMQEIATASATLLYFSPSEEKLLYTATASATIPEKLIPPLPAINAQTQERNLKPGSIYVYDSKEDTNFLVVEDAFSPEDLDEFIQKFTPPPLKTEVTPGSPEPVIETTPLNQPVLEVLQNLQAQYSPVYSHHRIQWFPDSYHLIITEPDRVCIVEYDGNNKVAMFTGYFLEQFTYPWPNGQKLVLLTPLSPSSEVLPNLYALDLE